CAGATAGCAAGCTGCTGAGACAGATTGCGGAATGTCTGGCTCAGTGCGATCCGGTAAGCCTCATCTAAATAAGATTACTTTATAGTTTCTATGCTGACGTTTGGGCGGCAGACCAGTGGATTGACCGCACAGTATCCCATGTTTTCTAAGGACAGGCTAACAGATACTCTCTGCGCTGGCTACTTTCCGATGCTTGGAGTGCTTACTGGCGACCCTAAGGGGTTGGCTATGCTGGAGAGGTGGCGCATGTTCAACATGATGTACCATATCTACGAGCTAACCCAGCGCCCTGATCTTgtcaagctcctcctctctAGTTTCGACTATagcctccaaggccaccaccGCATCCTGCTTTCGAAAGCGCTGACGGCGGGGACGAAAGAGATCCGAATACACGCCACAAATACGCTTCGGAAATGCACTCTTCGGAGAGTGCCATCTATTGACGGTCGGGGCGAAATGAGCGACTCGAAGTGGGCTATCCAACTATTAGTCACCCAGCTGTACGATCCGGAGATTGAAGTTTGCTCTACTGCGGTCAAGATACTGGAAAAAGCCTGCAACAGAAAGGCTTACTTGGCGTACATTGTCGAGTGTCGCCCGGCCCTGGATCATCTTGGCGAGATTGGAGCGCCCCTCTTGCTACGATTCCTATCCACATCCATCGGTTATCACTACCTAGATGGACTTGATTATATCAGCAACGAAATGGATGATTGGTTTTTGGGAAGAAACGACTCGTATGTCGGCCTTATCGAGGCTAGCTTGGCCAAGGCATTCTTGACGGATACGGACGAACAACATCATCGCCTCAGCGTGTTTGAGGAACATGAGGCGGAAACCGATTATCACGATAGCCATATACCACCCCACTTCTACAGGGAGCTGACGAGAACCCAAGAGGGTTGCAGGTTGCTCAGTGACAAGGGCCATTTTGAGGAGTTTGCCAACACAATTCGCGAACATGGCATGCAATCCGAAGACCATGAACTGATTACAAAAGTGAAGGGCTGCCTTTGGGCTGTGGGCAACGTGGGATCCATGGAGCTTGGTGCACCATTCTTGGAGTCTACCGATATGGTTGAGCAGATTATCAAAATTGCAACACAACACGAGGTGATGAGTCTCCGTGGAACCGCCTTTTTCGTTCTCGGTCTCATTTCTCGATCGACACATGGTCTAGAAATTCTGTCAGAACACGGATGGGATGCAAATACTACGCTCATGGGCAATTCCCTTGGCTTCTGCATTCCGTCCAACCTGTCGACGCTGTTTTCACTCTCGCCGTGGCATCACGAGACGGCTGCTTCTATTACACTGCCAGAGTCACAATGCACCATAAGAGAGCAGCCTCCGCCCAGACCCGCTCGGCCGCCGCTGGAGTTGTCAGAAATGCCACCCCTTCTTAACGATAGTGCCATCAGCGAGCGCATACTCGAGCTTATAGTAGACCTTGGAAACACCGTTCTATACCGGAAAGCAGTCACCGAGTTGCAGAAAATTAAGGCTCGCAAGCCAATGGCTTTCCGCAGCGCAGAATTCTTCAAGACGGTCATGGGGCTGATGGAGTGGAATCACTACCGACTCGGCGTCCGTAGAATGGTGATTGACCTGTTTGAAAAGACTGTCATGCGGCAAATCGTGttcgaggaagaggagagcgatagcagcgaggaggatgagagcAGTCCGGTGGAGCTGGATGACAGTGTCAGCTctggagacggagacgacAGGGATGATAGGAcggagaggcagaggagCATAAGCGAGCCTGCTGAGCCGCCGCTGGATTTGCTGCCGGCACCCTTGAGGGTACGACGGTGAGGAGAAAGTTTGGGGCTGTCAATTTATAACAAGTTGGGGGCTGTTAGTTTATAACGAGGTGTGCCCCAGGATGGGCCGATTGGAGGGGGGATATGCTtaaatgatgatgatgaggaagcgGGTTTTGGGTTTCAACGATTTGGAATGGCGGTGCGTATCGGATGGAGGGGGCTTTATACGTTGGGTGATTTATGGCCAGCATGGTGTTTTATTTGCTCGCATAGCAAAACGCATTTACTCTTTTTGCCCTCAGATATATGCACACATttacacacacacacacatcaaCACGTTCACACACAACgctcatatatatatctgtTTTTGAAGCGGCGAGAGAGTTGcagcttttttcttttggcgcgaaaaagggaaaggggTTCATTTTCATTCTGGCGCTGGGGGAGGGAAGGGGGAGTAGCTTGGTAGAAAGCTTTTTAGGGGAGTGAGGATGGGGCGGTCTTTATTTTGAGACTTGTATTTGCATTTACTTTTTTTGTGGTTTGTGTGAGTCTCTTTAGCTTGGGTTCTTTCTTGGCAAATAGATTTGATATGGACAGGCTTGTGTGAAACTGATGATTGTGCTGTGATGACTATCTTGAGTTTGTGTATGCTGTGGGTTTATGTGGTGGTTATATGTCAACTGAGGAGACGAATTCGATTGTTCAGATGATATAATTTGTCTCTACTGAACAGAGTTGATCTCTACTGGCCCTCAACTATGCCTGGGGAGAAACCGGGGTATAGTTGGGCTTATTACCGGCGTTGAATCGGGGAATGTGGGATGAAACTGGCATCTCACCATTCGTATCCGACAGGGGAATACCGCCAACCTGTGGGAGAATGCTGCCAACTTGGGAGTGCTTACCCCTTACTGCAATGAGAACTATCAATGTAGCTAGGCTAGATGTTTTGTTTCTGTATTTCCATCAATTAGGATTCATCGAGTGGTATAGCTCCAAGTTGTATAGTAAAGCGCTGTATCGGGTAGGGAGTAACTGAAGGGGAGTATCGCTCTACTGCAAGGTATCATCCCTGTTAAGCTTCTTATTTTACTATGGAATCTTCGGGACATCGGCACGCTATTTCATCTCGTGGAACTTTTTGAAGATGGCCTATGAAGACGGCCCTCATCAGCATAATAGAAACAACAGAGGACATCAGGCCTGAAACGATAGGATGACCCAAAAACGGTAATAGGTGTTGGCTGTGATTAGCTGTTTTCGGGCTTCAGATACAGTCCGTAATCATTATGCGGTATCCATTATCCGTATGTGGCTATCATTGGGCTATACTGGAACCATTACGAGGAGACCGAGGCCTTGCATTGGTTGCCAGACTCTAAACTCAAGCGCTGTTTGGTGCAAAAATAATCACCGGACTAAACTCCACCCCCGGCCTCTCTACTTCTCGTCAGCAATATAATTCTTAGTTTCCAAACCTAACTCGAAAGACCTAAGAGAATGCCATAACCTTATTTCCCCTCAACCCATTTACAGACAAGCCTAATCAAGCTGCATGAGGGAATACCCGCGCTTGGCGGACGATCAGCACACAAATCCAGACGCTCGCACACAAGGCATCCTTGCTTTGTAGTCGTAGCGATAAGCGACAGAACTATCAGTTACACTCCTGACAAGTCGTTTTGCACTATCAAAGCCACAATATTGGTATATGTATTGCTCCAGTGTACGCACGTATTCACCTCGCTCTTTCTACCTATTCTGATACTCACTTGCCGGGGGTACCTGCATGTGGTTCAACCTAACTTAACCCGCCCTGTCCTGAACTGCTTCATCCTAGTGCATTACTAAAAGATCCTAACATTATTTAAGCGAAGCGTCTGTTTCTAGCTAATATATGTTTTGAGGGATAAGCTGGTATTTAGGTAGTTTACCAATAGTAGTATACTGTAAGTAGTGAATGCAAATGTGAGATACCCAGAGTATAAGAGCAAAGCTTCACCGCCGATCCCGCAATTCTATACCTGTACACCGCATTTGGAATGTGTTTGACAGGGTTTAAATATCAATTCTTTCTTgatttgtctttgtcttACTGATTAATTAACCAGTAAGCCTCGCGACCAGGTACGGAGCTGTGTCAGTGACATACGAGTAGTATGCTACAATCTCCTTAGCGAGAGCGGAGTACAGCAAGTAAGCAGCTGGAGTCGGCTGTAACTCTTCCGTAAAACATCTCTCCTAGTCAATGCCATGGTACTGTAGCCGTTCCACCGGGACTATACGCAGTAGTTTCAGGAACAAGTAGAATGTGTCTTCTGTTACATTTACTGTCTAGCGGACTACGAGGGACGAGGGTGGCGGAAAAATTGAGCACCGCATAGAAGATCTTTGCAAATCGAAAACAGCTCTTTGTGAGGTAACTCGATGGATTTTGGCAAGAGAGAAGTACGCTATATGAGACAAGCGATACCATACATAGAGCTACTGGGAAAGAACATGGCCATATCTCAATTCTTGCATGCTGCCTTCAATATGTCATTGACTGGCCATGTCAAATGTGAACCACCCCGGAAACACGAGCTCGACGTCGGACTCCGTTCGCAGCCTGCATGATCATGTCAGATAATGGCCTAGATGATCGTGTCAGATGGTATCCCAGATAGTAGCCCAGATAATAACCCGGATAATAGCCCAGATAATAGCCTATGTGATTGTGCTAGCTCATTCATCTTCTCAAGTTCCTCGGCCCCTCGACTTAGACTAAATCAAGGGGTGTATCTGCTAAAGTGATTGGCCAGGAACCCTGCGATATACAGCATATCACGTTCCACAGCGCTACTAGTGCCGTATAAGGACCATGTAGATTCGGTTTATGGAGAGACAGCAGGACGTATATATAAGACACGTTCGTCTCTGTTATTTTGAACTCGTCTTCAGAGCATCCAAAGCCCTAATACAATTGCCAACATCATGCATTCCAACACCGCTATTACCATCCTGATCGCCCTCGCTGGCATCGGCTCCGTCTCTGCAAAGGGCATCAACTGCGAGGGCGCAGCTGGTTGCAGTTTTGCAGGCCAGGGAATTGCAAAGCAGCTCCAGTCATACATCAACTCTGGTTTGTTCTTCATGATCTTAGTGCTAGTTTTATACTAATCAAGTGTTGCACAGCGAGCGACAGTACTTGGTTCAACAATGGACAGCAAATCGCCTGCTCCAACGGCATTTGTGCATTCTTCCAAGGAACTGGCGGAGGCTGGGGGAGTGATGCCAAAAGACTGGCCGCTGATAGTAAGTCATGTTTTCTTGAGTGATCAAGCGCCCATGAATATCTTGAGGATCTGAGTTGTTCTGGGTTTGCCGAGGCTGCGTAGACAAGGTGCTAACAAATGAACCAGTTGTTGGCCACGGGTGCAACGTCTGTGGAAGCGTTCCTTTTTACTACCCTAACCCCAATGACATTTCGACTTATGGGGAGTTGACATTTAATGCTGTTGGCGTTGACTGCGGCCGATGTTTGTGCTCTGACCCGAACTGCTCTGACCCCTAGAGGCTTGAAAATTTCGGAGCCGTTGAAAGGTCGTCCCTTGGATATTGTTAGGGCCTGAACCGACAGAGATACGTACTTTGTGAAAAGTATGTACAAGTCAGCCACTTGATGTATCAGAAGGACTGTGAGAATAAGCTTCATTCTCACGGGTACAAGTGGACAGGTCTGAGCAGGGAGAAAGAGACTACTGGATGTGCAAGTTTAATTCAAAACGCTCCTAAGTTAGTTTCAGATAGTCAGTTGTTGATAATcattaattatatatataagctATGCTTGTTATTATATCTTgcttactttataataataccTGCTAAAGCTACTTCCTGTCCAATGAGTACCACCCTCACTGCCAGCATTTGGTAATTGAGTTGGCATCCAGTTGATTTTGAGTCATTATGCCATGCTGTAGCAGCTTTTGGAAGCTTCAACAATGTCTCCTTACCGAAGAGTGTAACGCTAGGCTGTGTCGCTAGTGTCAAGATATTTAGCTGCTCTTGTCTCTCATTAATTTGCTAGTGTCAGGGCAGGGGAAACCATACAGGTTTCCTTCGACTGTCGCGGTGCTGAATCATCTAACATATATGTACTGTGTTCCAGATGTTAATTCATTCTACATTAAGAAATAACTCATGTGAACTCAAAACGAAACCCAAGCATGCTGAAAAATGAACGGCATTGACCTGAAAAGACCGTAGCGGGACCCTGAATTTTCCACTACAATGTATGGTAACTACTAGTATGATAGGCGGATATATATCTGGTTTACCAATAGCCAGTCCTCATTTCTACGTAACCAAAACTATGTTATTCTCCATCTTCTAGCTGAGCGATCGTTGCAACTATATTCCCATCCTCTAGCAGTGTTTGAACTAAACTCACAATGGCTTTTAGATTCTCAAGGTATGTTGCTCCCTTGATTAACAAGAAATCCTCCCTTAGTGACGGAGTGATTTTGCGTTGAATTTGGCGAGGAAGTTTTGCATAAAGTCTGTTGTACAAATTGcatgatttcttttcttccttaAGACGCTGGTCGATGTCGAGTTCCATCCGACGaatcatctcctcttctaCCGCACCGAGGACGTCAATCATGATCTCAGACTCGCgttttgctttctttccttcttgttTAATTTTCAAAACCAATTGCAGCGTGCCTTTGGCCGTTGCCAGTTGATTAAGCTGCTGCGGAGAGGCGCCGCGTGCTCTTGCGCTCTGAATGAGTGTCTCGATATATGTGATAAGTGCCGTTGGGTCATGTAAGAGCGCCGTCTGCATAAGTTTACTCGTAAGCTCAGCTAGTCCGACAATGTCGTCACGTAACTCTTTCTGTAGCTCTAGGTATGTCTCTATAGCTCCGAGGAGAGCACCCTCGTGCGTGCTGGTGTTCTGGTTCCAAGATTGGATTAAATCCTTTGGCACCACCTGCTCTTTGTGCATTTCAAAGTCAACGATGAATCGGGCATTTTTATGTCGATTCCAATGGCAGCGTTTCCGACATATGGTGCAAGAGCCGTTCTTCATTGCTATACAGCCGTTCTTATTACTATCATCGGAGATCCCACATATTTCGTGGCATGTCGTGTTGCAATCCAGACACAAAGTCGTTGCTTTACCGTCTGGCACGTCTCGCAGAACAGCCCTGGGTTCCTCAATCCAAATTTTCTgatctggaggagctgtAACCGTTGTGGCCAGGTCACCCAATCTAGAAATAACAATCCTAGCCTTTTCGGCTGTGGTGaggatcttcttctcagtGAGTTCACACCTTTGCTCAAGTCTGCGGCGGTGCTTTGTAACACCAGCACTCGCCGCGGTCGGTATAGCCGCCATGCCAAGGAGCATATGTTTCACCAGAAATTGGGCAGAAATAGATAAACGCCACCAGTCTCGGTCCTTGTAGCTATGTTCTGCATCTAGTTGGATTTTAAACGCGGCATTATTCACCTCAATCTCGCCATTTTCCACCGGCCATTGGAGTGCTTGAAGGGCCCCACGGGCAAGTGGTTCGCCAGGGTCAGTAAATGTGTAAATAGTGCGTAAACAACCTTCAACGTCTTTggcgaagagagagaatataTATGTCGCGACGGGGCTCAGAGGACCTATGCGAGCTTCATTGGCACGGCACACGAAtatgatggcgttgatgtgTCGGACAGTCTCGAAGAACATAGACATGGCGGCTGTGACGAACTTGTCGCCTTCGATGCCTCTCGAATCCCCATAACCAGGTGTGTCGACAATGAGGAACGTCTTACCTCcgaaaagaggagaatgaggccTAACTCGGTAACAGGTGACATACTTGGTAACTGATTGTTCTTGTTTGGCACCGCGATCGTCGATGACCATGATACGTGCAGCATCGTCGGCCTCGCCGCCAAGCAAATATGAGATGAAGGCATTGATTTCGGTGCTCTTACCATGGCCGCTAGTGCCCGTGAAAACTGCCACAATTGTCTTATTGCTGTCATGAATATCTGAGGGTAGCAGCTCAGGCTCATATTCCGGGGCAACGTCGACGATTTTCACTGCAAGCTTTTCTTCAAAGGGAAATTCGGCACATCTTCGTTCCACTAGAGTCTTCAGACCTAAGAAGAGTGTGCTCATGCCAGCAGACTCAACGAGCTCCCAAGGTTTCCTCGCTGGACTTGCAATTGAGAGCTGCTTGCTATTCGTCCTGTAGAAATGAATGATTTGAGAGGCCACAGAAGGCATTCTAGGCGTGCGAATTGATAcagggctgctgctgactgAGATCCCTAAATCTGTCTCGACACTGAGCGTAACTTCATATTCGCAATCATCGAACAAGAAGGCTCCACTGTCATTCTTTTCAATCGATACCATTGTTTCAGAAGGTGCGGTATGTACATCTGAGACGAGCTCGTTTTCTGTTGCGCGAGGAAAggctccatcctcgtctcGATTGGGTCGGGGACGATAATGCACAATGTAGCCAGTGGTAGGAAGTACTTCCTCAGCGGTGTCGCTACGTTTATGCTCCCAAGACACATTTATCTTCTGTCCATCCACTCTCAATGTTGGAGCTGTCGGGGCATCAGGGAGAAGGGTGGTCACGACGACAAGCTTGCCCTTATAACCAAGAATGATGTCGCCGACTTTTGTCCTGCCTCGCTTGTGACGAGGGGGCTGAATCGCTTTTTCGATGTTTGCAATTCCAAATATCACATCTTTTGCTGCAAGCGCACGTTGTTTCTTTAGTATCTCGCAAGAACGACGCACGTCGGCATCTGTTTGAGGGTTCTCAAACCATTCcacatcctcgtcatcgtcttcgtcctcgtcgtcataTTCATCATGACCATCATCCGAGCCATCTTTTCTAGTCGGAAGTATAGTTGCCAATTCTATACTCTTTTGAAGGGGGTGTCGAAATTTGTTGAGAATGCTCCCTCCAAGTGACAGAAGTAGGCGTGGTGGATCGATGTTTCCTAGTGGTTGTATCATCGGCTCTCCCAGATAATTCACAAAACCGATCTTCAAAAGGGTGTGAATCGTAGAGGCAATGAGAGAACtctccttttgtttcttaCTGATAAACTCTTCCACGAAGAGAGTACGCTGCTGAAAGAGACGGacggcatcttgaagctccttgaacttggaaTCATAAGCAATTTTGCCGTTTCGAAGTTCAGGGAGAAGTTGGCGAGCAGCTGATATCATTTCAGTTTCAGCCTGGAGAAATACATTGTATATGTTTATAACTTGACTCTTGATCGCAGGGAACGAGTCCTGAAACAATTCATGCTGCTTCAATTCCTCCAGCTTCAGTCTTGCCAGTCTCCCCGCATCAAGCGTAGCAGCTGTTTCGACGACTAGCTTAGAGTCGAGCTTACGAATTTCACGGCTCCCGGCATCATTCAGCACCGAAAGGGGTAGAAGTTTGTAAGAAAGAGCATTCTTTTGTCTCATCAACGTGGTAGGCATCTCGGCAGCAACACGGCAAGCGTCGTcgaagttggagatgctttCGGCTATGGCGCCGTGGTAGGATATCTTTGTAGAGTTGAACTGAGACTTTTCTTCGTCAGAATACTTGATTTCAGCCTCAAGTGAGATCGGCATCTTCATAATAGTTGCTTTGAGCTTGCCTGAGATAGACTTTGCTTCTTCAGACGACGAGCAGGATTGAACAAAGCTGAGCGTAGCACTACCACCCTCGTCAACCTCGGCGACAAAGTGAGTGTAATCTGAAGTTTCGAGGTGTTTCGCATATTTCATCGATGCCAGGGTCTCCTGAGGGATATAGCGTGTATACCGAACAATGCTGCAAGAGACGTCGACCCGGGCTTCATAGGTGCTAGACCTCTCATTATTGAGATATTTAGCCGAACCCGTGGCCTGAACTAATTTGAGATCTAGGGCGAGCGAGCCTTCGGCATCAAGGGCAGCATTTTTTCGAGATTCTTCGAGAGAGgttgagtacatgtattcggCATTCTGAACTTTGTCGCTCTCGATCTCCATTTCGCCGTTAATGTCGCTGTCATCCCAAAGAGACACGCCGCCGTACAGCTCTCCAGTGCGTATATCGCATAGCATACCAAGTCGCACATTTCGGCCAAGTGCTGGTAGTGTTACCACAGTAGCTCCCTGACTCATGGAGGGCAAGAAATCGAAGACGTCTAAAACAAAGGTAGAATATCAAACGACAGCTAAGTCGCTTGCTCTGAATAATCGTAGAGAAGATATTCGGACACGCAGCACATAACTATGTagcaaagaaagagaagggagggaAGGCAGCCTATTCATACGACCTTTAATTTCCAGGGCTGCAAGCCACACCCACAGCAATCATATATTCATAGGCCAGTGCAGCATGCGTGATGTAACACATTAGCAGGTTTGATAGTGTATGCGGTTTGTTTCATTGGACAGCCTGCTAACGCAGCGGAGCAGGACTGCATTGCCTTTTGCCACACGTCAGGCTTCAATACATGATTGCTCCCTGACTTATTACTAAATCTAATGTTTATCTTAAATACTAAGgaacttaaagtaaatatcTTTATTTTAATGGGAGGAGGCATTGATATACGGAGGATTATGTGTGAATACCCAGGCAGTGTAATGTATATAAAAAGACACTCACATAACACTGGAGCAATAGATAATAATTTTGATACAGATGACTTATGTGATATATGTTGTAATTAAAATACGATGAACGGAAGTAGGTCGTGTTTCGGGCCTGAGTAACACTTGTGCTTATGGCTATGGCCGCGCGGGAGCCTAATCGTATCCTGATATGGGTGAGGCTATGATGAGGGGCCCTAAGTTCCATGTACATGCAGGCAGCTCGCACATACACACCTCTTTGTATATTTAGAGAAGTTACCCGATTCTGACAGGGCGTCGCAGtcagagaaaagaataagTAGCGCCATGCTTCATTTAACACAAAGAGTCGATCTTGGTCTGCCTGTCGACTTCACCAACTCTTGACTCTTGGTCTCGAGGTATTCTTCGCCATTGTACTCAGAACTTGACTGCGGATTGcaatatatatttttagtTAAGCTAGTTGTTTTGTTCAAGGACGGTGTATGCAATTTTGTATGTAAATGGCTAATGAGGGAGTGGCCAGCTCTTTGGCTCTAAGATGTATAATAAATCACTTTATGACTGTAAAACAACTGAAAGGGACCACTTGAGATTTTGTTTTATAGTTTAAGAGATATTGGAATGTTATTTTATCCTGCGGAGCTTATTGAGTATGGTCTACGAAAGTGGTCGTGAGGGCGCCCGTCTCACCCGCATTGCAGCACCCAACTACAAATGACAGAATAACACACAACAACGACAATTCAATAGCAAAAAatgcaaaaaagaaacaacatacaacagccggtgttcgctgatggtcacccactcaactactaatctgccggttagaggcttgtctatgggggagcagacgggaccccgaattctcctctacctatggtcgtatgtgacAAACCCACAGCAAGAATAAACTGAAAAGAGAACAGACTAGTAGCAAGGTGCGTCAGTTTAAAAAGGTATGTTTTTTCCATTATGGATATATTAGACAAGCATCTTAATAATGATTATGCATAGCCAGTTGCTAAACATCATTTAGAAGACTAAGGCCAGTGTGCCTATAGTAGGACTGTGTTCTATGTCGTAACCCATCATCCAggttttgcctttttttttttgccattTTTGTCAAGCACTACAAAGGTCAGGTTTCGTTGTTTTGATCATAGCGAAAATTCGCAATAGTCTTTCAATCAACTACTAGTATGATATCTTGAACGTGgctttttttacttatatatCTCGGCCTGATGCTTATGGCCACTTTGTTAGGACTCAAAGACACAATTTTGGACTTCCACACAACAGAAGAGCTTCTTAATGACTTGTCCCACTTGTTTGTACAACTCTTGAAGATTATCATACACGCTATTAGTCTGGAAGAATATGACGGTATTCCTCTTTAGATCAGTGCCACAGTGAGCGGGCAGCCTGTTCAATCACATGGGCGACGACTCCCGGATTAGACACCGTAACTGCGTGCGAAGCGTCGACCTCGACAAAATGCGACCTTGCGCGATCAGCTTCGAACTTCTGTTCAGCTAGCGGAATTGCCAGGTCCTCGGTGGTAATGATCTGCCAGGTGGGTAGATTCTTCCATGCAGCGACCGTCGGCGCCTCAGTGAGGCACAGCCTATCCATTGGGCGCTGAGTGGCAAGTAGTAAGGCCGCCTCGCTCTCAGACACGTCCGCGGCGACTTGACTGTGGAACTTCTCAGCCTGGTAGAGGAGGTATGCGCCGCTGGTCCCGTCAGGGAGTGTGTACTGGACCACGTCTGTAGACGTAAGGAATGAGCTTCCTGGAAACCGCTCAATTAACACGCTTGGCGCTTCCCCGGCCTCGGGCAGGATTGAACCTGCGTACACAAGTGCCCTGACCTTTTCCTCCCCTCCGGCCTGAGTGATGACGGCGCCTCCATAAGAATGGGCCACGAGAATCACCGGCCCATCAATCCTGTCCAACATGCTCTGCAGAAACGCGGCGTCCACATGTACTCCCCGGAGCGGATTGCCGAACACGATTACTGGGTAACCAGCCCGCTGTAGCTGCTGAATGACCCCTTTCCAGATTGAACCATCTTCGAATGCTCCGTGAACAAGCACGACTGTAGGTTTGGGAACATCGGACGCCATTATGACTTGCTCCTGATAGATTACACAACAGGGTTAGCAATATACTTGTGAAGCTATGCTGTAAACACGGATAAGGGTAAGTCCGGTAGAATTCAGTTAGCAACTGGATTGGTCGTAGTGATACGAACCTATGTCGAGACGCTTCCAGAAGGACTTCTTTCTTGTGGCGGGATGTGACTGTCTGTAATCGCGGCAAGTTGTGGTTGATTCTAGGATTGTCACGGCTCTGCTTTTAACAAGTAATTCCCTGTGTGCGGATCACATTACAGTGGCATGGATTAACTTTGCCGAGTCGATTTCTAATACACTCTTGTCAGCGGAATGGAATCAAGATGTTCAGCTATGTTGTCACCATGGGTTGCAGGTGTGGCTTTATTGGTCATTTAGCCAATCATCTGCAGTGTTAGCATACGCCGTTGCTCCTTTTGAGATAGGTGTTTGTTTTGAGGATCACTGTCAAGCCTCAGATGGTCTAAAGTCTTACCAGTGACAACCCTACTGGAGGGGCTTGAAATTGTATGCTTAAGCTGGTGATACTAAAAGCACATAGGGTGGTTACTAAGCAGCAGAGCACTACAAGAGGAAGTATCTAGACATCCCGAAAGAGTAAAATCTACCATAATGCTATCAACTTACTTACCTAGTTCATCTATTTGTCTACTTTTACAAATCACTAACCCCCCGCAACTTAATCTATTTAATACCTATCTGCAAAAGTAGAAACATTCTCACGCCATGCATTTTGCAAGATAGGGGGTTTACTCATCTTAACCTGGCACTCGATTAAGTCATTTGCTACTTTCCTTATGTAGAGCTCTTTTCGCACCGACATTGATTCTTTAAATCCTTCCGTAGACCAGCTATCGTTCCTGATATATGTAGTTACCAATCTAGATACAATTCGTTTCTCAACCTTAAAATATCTTCAAGGCTCAAAATGAGGCTGATTAGTGCTTGGTCTCTAGCGCTTCTCGCAGCCACCACTAGCATTG
This genomic interval from Trichoderma breve strain T069 chromosome 7 map unlocalized scaffold00008, whole genome shotgun sequence contains the following:
- a CDS encoding kp4 domain-containing protein, with the protein product MHSNTAITILIALAGIGSVSAKGINCEGAAGCSFAGQGIAKQLQSYINSASDSTWFNNGQQIACSNGICAFFQGTGGGWGSDAKRLAADIVGHGCNVCGSVPFYYPNPNDISTYGELTFNAVGVDCGRCLCSDPNCSDP